ATTTGAGTTTCAGCCCAACTCATTGCTGTCAATCGTGCTAATACAGGAAGCCAGCGTACCATATCTTGAGGGTGAGCCGTTTTAGGTTGGATAAATAGTCTTCCGATTAGTTGATTACGCCAATGAACGGGATGACTTAACGCGATATGTGTTTCATGAGGGGGTTTTCCCCATATCGGGCCATTGTGTTCTTCTAGCCAAATCGGAGCATTTAGCCATGATTGCACTGCCGCTAGCAAATCCGGTAGGGATTTGGGGCCATCCGTTAACAGCGCGGACAACTCCGGGGAAAGGGGGACAGTGGGGAGCTCTTCTGTGCGTTCCCAAAACGCAGCCGAGACAGATGGATAATCGGTGGAAGCGACATAGGGAATGGTTACGGGACCCGTGGGAGGATGTGCCGTGACCACCAGGCGACAGGGTCGATCATCAAGGGCCCAGGTTTGTTTCATACTGATCCAAATAGGTTGGCCCGTCAACGCCGCGGTTGAACCCAATACATGACAGGTTAATAAACATAAACGAGGATTGGCCCGGCTTAAAGCGGCAATAGGACACGCATCAATGTTCAGGATAATCTGATCGTTGTCCATGCTCACGTGAACTTCGGCACCTATGGCTTGCTTGAATTTCGCTACGGCTTGCACGGCATGAGATAACGTATGCACGGGTAACTGATTGTCGGCGATCCACTGTTGCACCCATTTCGCAATGCGGTAGGATTTTTCGACTGCCCCCGTTTGTCCAGACAATTCAGATGACGATTTAGCGAGAACACGCTCAACAAATTCTTCACGCAATGTCATCGGCAACGCCTCTTTCTTTGCGAAACAGGAATGGGTTTTTACGATCCCTTTGTCCATATGGACAAAATTCCCATAGGAATATGCGCTACTTAATTAATGACGTAGTAATAAATGGCTATTACCATTATACATGCACGATCAAAAAGTAAAAGGAGGATGACAATGCTATTCGAAACCTTAGATCAACAAATCAAGAATTACGCTGATTGGGTTTTACGGCGTCAGCGGGGCATTCCCAACAACCGGCGGTTATTCGTTGTGGCGTGTATGGACGAAAGATTACCGGTTGAGGAGGCTTTAGGGATTGACAAGGGTGATGCCCATATTTTTCGTAATGCGGGCGGTCTGGTCACCGACGACGTTATTCGTTCCGCTATGTTGACGACGAACTTTTTTGGTACCGAGGAAATTATTATTGTCAATCACACGGAATGTGGGATGATGTCGGCCAAAACTGAGGCATTAGTGCAAGCCATGAAGGACAAAGTGGGCAATCTTGAACAGGTGGCTCTCGATCCCTCACTACCTGAATTGACATTGAGCGATCCGAATGCCTTTGGACGGTGGATTAAGATGTTTGATGACGTGGATGAGATTTCTGAGGCCCAAGTAAAATTTCTACGAAACCATCCCTTTATTCCGGCTCATGTCACTATTCACAGCTATGTTTATGAAGTGGAAACGGCTCGCTTACGCAAACCTCATGAACGTCTGGCAGAACATGTCAATGACGCACGGA
The Sulfobacillus thermosulfidooxidans DNA segment above includes these coding regions:
- a CDS encoding beta-class carbonic anhydrase, producing MLFETLDQQIKNYADWVLRRQRGIPNNRRLFVVACMDERLPVEEALGIDKGDAHIFRNAGGLVTDDVIRSAMLTTNFFGTEEIIIVNHTECGMMSAKTEALVQAMKDKVGNLEQVALDPSLPELTLSDPNAFGRWIKMFDDVDEISEAQVKFLRNHPFIPAHVTIHSYVYEVETARLRKPHERLAEHVNDARTMIEHAYLA